A single window of Debaryomyces hansenii CBS767 chromosome F complete sequence DNA harbors:
- a CDS encoding DEHA2F23826p (similar to uniprot|P53981 Saccharomyces cerevisiae YNL010W Hypothetical ORF): MSGPPAIVFTDWDGTVTLQDSNDYLTENLGFGKPRRLEINDEILNERLSFQEGFSEMLKSIPTPFPKCIEYLLEHIQLDPGFKGFYQWCFERNIPVIVISSGMKPIIHALLKNLVGDEAIKNIEIISNEVNVNEDGTWNIVYKDPESSFGHDKSKSIREYLQRNGYSSQNMPLLFYCGDGVSDLSAAKETDLLFAKHGKDLITYCNRENIPYTEFNSFEDIFSKITKIVEANGKNINDFLENH; this comes from the coding sequence atgagTGGACCACCAGCTATTGTATTCACCGATTGGGACGGAACTGTTACTCTCCAGGATTCGAATGATTATTTAACAGAAAACCTTGGGTTCGGTAAGCCAAGAAGACTTGAGATCAACGACGAAATATTGAATGAGAGGTTGTCGTTCCAAGAAGGATTCAGCGAAATGTTGAAGTCGATTCCAACGCCATTTCCTAAATGTATTGAGTATTTGCTCGAGCACATCCAATTGGACCCGGGGTTCAAGGGTTTTTACCAATGGTgctttgaaagaaatatccCTGTTATCGTGATCAGTTCGGGTATGAAGCCAATTATACATGCTTTGTTGAAGAACTTGGTTGGTGACGAAGCTATCAAGAACATTGAGATTATCAGTAATGAAGTGAACGTTAATGAAGATGGCACCTGGAACATTGTGTACAAGGATCCAGAATCCTCGTTTGGCCATGACAAGTCCAAGTCTATCAGGGAGTACTTGCAACGTAATGGATACTCGAGCCAGAACATGCCATTGTTGTTCTACTGTGGTGATGGTGTTAGTGATTTATCTGCTGCAAAGGAAACTGATTTATTGTTCGCTAAGCACGGTAAGGACTTGATCACTTACTGTAATAGAGAAAACATTCCATATACAGAATTCAACAGCTTTGAAGATATATTCAGTAAGATTACCAAGATCGTTGAAGCCAATGgtaaaaatatcaatgaCTTTTTAGAAAACCATTAA